The following proteins are encoded in a genomic region of Pseudodesulfovibrio mercurii:
- a CDS encoding carboxymuconolactone decarboxylase family protein has product MAISETARNNHAALFPNHRSTLAATDPEFVELFDNFAFDEVPAQVNLDVRTRLMVILASLIAQQSVNEYRVMLGGALNVGVTPVEVKEIVYQAVAYAGMAKVFDFLRATNEVLESRGVKLPLEGQSTTTPETRLDKGLALSKSVFGAAIDAMYEHSPKDLLHIQRFLSGNCFGDYYTRGGLDMRMRELMTFSMILSLGGCEPQLKGHIQGNAAVGNGRDVLIGAVTQLVPFIGYPRSLNAVACINEVLPPQAAE; this is encoded by the coding sequence ATGGCAATCAGTGAAACCGCCCGCAACAATCATGCGGCCTTGTTCCCGAACCACCGGTCCACGCTCGCGGCGACGGACCCGGAGTTCGTCGAACTCTTCGACAACTTCGCCTTCGACGAGGTTCCCGCTCAGGTGAACCTCGACGTCCGCACGCGGCTCATGGTCATCCTGGCCTCGCTCATCGCCCAGCAGTCGGTGAACGAGTACCGGGTCATGCTGGGCGGCGCCCTGAACGTTGGCGTGACCCCGGTGGAGGTCAAGGAGATCGTCTACCAGGCCGTGGCCTACGCGGGCATGGCCAAGGTCTTCGACTTCCTCCGGGCGACCAACGAGGTGCTGGAGAGCCGGGGCGTGAAGCTGCCCCTGGAAGGGCAGTCCACGACCACGCCCGAGACGCGCCTCGACAAGGGGCTGGCCCTGTCCAAGTCGGTCTTCGGCGCGGCCATCGACGCCATGTACGAGCATTCGCCCAAGGACCTGCTGCACATCCAGCGGTTCCTGTCCGGCAACTGCTTCGGGGACTATTACACCCGGGGCGGCCTGGACATGAGGATGCGCGAACTGATGACCTTCTCGATGATCCTTTCCCTGGGCGGGTGCGAGCCGCAGCTCAAGGGGCACATCCAGGGCAACGCGGCCGTTGGCAACGGCCGTGACGTCCTGATCGGCGCGGTCACCCAACTCGTCCCTTTCATCGGTTACCCCCGCTCCCTCAACGCCGTGGCCTGCATCAATGAAGTGCTGCCGCCACAGGCCGCGGAATAG
- a CDS encoding cupin domain-containing protein: MSDKNNTTDVFERGPENTAYAQYFVGQSYLNILNREGVFIGNVTFEPGCRNNWHIHKTDKGGGQILLCTSGNGWYQEWDKPARALRPGDVVHIPAGVKHWHGAAKDSWFSHLAVEVPGENGSNEWLEPVSDEDYEAL; the protein is encoded by the coding sequence ATGTCCGACAAGAACAATACTACCGACGTCTTTGAACGCGGCCCCGAGAACACGGCGTATGCCCAGTATTTCGTGGGGCAGAGCTATCTGAACATCCTCAACCGGGAGGGCGTCTTCATCGGCAACGTCACCTTCGAGCCCGGCTGCCGGAACAACTGGCACATCCACAAGACGGACAAGGGCGGCGGGCAGATCCTGCTGTGCACCTCCGGAAACGGCTGGTACCAGGAATGGGACAAGCCCGCCCGGGCCCTGCGCCCCGGCGACGTGGTCCACATCCCCGCCGGAGTGAAGCATTGGCACGGCGCGGCCAAGGACAGCTGGTTCTCCCACCTGGCCGTCGAGGTGCCCGGCGAAAACGGGTCCAACGAGTGGTTGGAGCCGGTTTCCGACGAAGACTACGAAGCGTTGTAG
- a CDS encoding aldo/keto reductase, with protein MTFFDTAEVYGPYVNEELVGEALAPFKGEVVVATKFGIRMIDGKQVLDARPETIRHSVEGSFKRLGVEAIDLYYLHRVDPEVPVEDVAGTVKDLVAQGKVKHWGLSEAGVETIRKAHAILPVTAIQSEYSMMWRQPEEELLPALEELGIGFVPFSSLGKGFLTGRFDKTATFGKDDFRSIVPRFSPENLDANQVLVDLVRRIAADKGVTPARIALAWVLAQKPWIVPIPGTTKLHRMEENVGAADVVLADGELADLNEALSQIEIFGDRYPAEFAKRVGK; from the coding sequence GTGACCTTTTTCGACACCGCCGAGGTCTACGGCCCGTATGTCAATGAGGAACTGGTCGGCGAGGCGCTCGCTCCGTTCAAGGGGGAGGTTGTCGTCGCCACCAAGTTCGGCATCCGGATGATCGACGGCAAGCAGGTGCTCGACGCCAGGCCCGAGACCATCCGCCATTCCGTGGAAGGGTCGTTCAAGCGGCTCGGGGTCGAGGCCATCGACCTCTACTACCTGCACCGGGTCGATCCGGAAGTGCCCGTCGAGGACGTGGCCGGAACGGTCAAGGACCTGGTGGCCCAGGGCAAGGTCAAGCATTGGGGCCTGTCCGAGGCCGGGGTGGAGACCATCCGCAAGGCCCACGCGATCCTGCCCGTGACCGCCATCCAAAGCGAATACTCCATGATGTGGCGGCAGCCCGAAGAGGAACTGCTCCCCGCCCTGGAGGAGCTCGGCATCGGGTTCGTGCCCTTCAGCTCGCTGGGCAAGGGGTTCCTGACCGGGCGGTTCGACAAGACCGCCACCTTCGGCAAGGACGACTTCCGCAGCATCGTGCCCCGTTTTTCCCCGGAGAACCTGGACGCCAACCAGGTGCTCGTGGATTTGGTCAGACGCATCGCGGCGGACAAGGGCGTCACCCCGGCCCGGATCGCCCTGGCCTGGGTGCTGGCGCAGAAGCCGTGGATCGTGCCCATCCCCGGCACCACCAAGCTGCACCGCATGGAAGAGAACGTGGGTGCGGCCGATGTCGTGCTGGCCGACGGGGAGCTGGCCGACCTGAACGAGGCCCTTTCGCAAATCGAGATATTCGGCGACCGCTACCCGGCGGAATTCGCCAAGCGGGTGGGCAAGTAG
- a CDS encoding MarR family winged helix-turn-helix transcriptional regulator produces the protein MHSDTITAFDRESPGRRFSLIQRLSLIYLSGPMSGAGVSKGKIPYLMKILSSPGIVQEDLTNHLCLDRAATARALQSLENDGLIRREEDPRDRRRKNVYPTPKAEGLQEEMIAILKAHNDVLLSGFTGEERNLLMSLLDRVTDNLRRNLDKPRRNPEA, from the coding sequence ATGCACAGCGACACCATCACGGCGTTCGACCGGGAATCCCCCGGCCGACGGTTCTCCCTCATCCAGCGCCTGAGCCTGATCTACCTGTCGGGACCGATGTCCGGGGCGGGCGTCAGCAAGGGCAAGATTCCCTATCTGATGAAGATTCTGAGCTCTCCGGGCATTGTCCAGGAAGACCTGACGAACCATCTCTGCCTTGACCGGGCGGCCACGGCCAGGGCCCTCCAGTCCCTCGAAAACGATGGCCTCATCCGCCGGGAAGAGGACCCCCGGGACCGACGCCGCAAGAACGTGTACCCGACCCCGAAGGCGGAAGGCCTCCAGGAAGAGATGATCGCCATCCTCAAGGCGCACAACGACGTGCTCCTTTCCGGCTTCACCGGGGAGGAGCGGAACCTGCTCATGTCGCTGCTCGACAGGGTGACCGACAACCTCCGCCGCAACCTGGACAAACCCCGCCGCAATCCCGAAGCCTAG
- a CDS encoding cytidylate kinase family protein — protein MKRTFKRILVAIVGIGFMAFGVAFSVKANLGVSPISCIPYIYSLKFDLTIGELTILMNSLFVLAQFLILRRKFTLLHLSQMLAVTVFGFGIDLAMMVIDDINANAYVWQLLMCLLSCVLIAFGVFLLVKAKLTYLPGDGLAVVVSDTFNKPFGKLKVTLDSSMVIVGLASSFLFLHRLEGIREGTVIAALLVGSLVRFYNSRILRLDAWLGNDIPGRTALEPLPEGLNRYLVVTISREYGSGGHGIGQAIARKLGIAFYDRELIDITAQQSGFTEDYIRENEQKLAGTLLDELYMQNYAYVQDKLPPSDVLFLVQSKIIRDVGSRGPCVIVGRCANFVLKRNPNCFNVFVHADEEYRRSKIIHEYGVESLVSGKELEKLDRERANYCLKYTGEDWRDATNYHLTVDSSLYDSDEEIADRIIAMIPEDILHPETAPAGLPSAA, from the coding sequence TTGAAAAGAACATTCAAAAGAATCCTTGTCGCCATTGTCGGAATCGGTTTCATGGCGTTCGGCGTGGCCTTTTCGGTCAAGGCCAATCTGGGCGTTTCGCCCATTTCGTGCATCCCGTACATCTACAGCCTGAAGTTCGACCTGACCATCGGCGAGCTGACCATCCTGATGAACAGCCTGTTCGTCCTGGCCCAGTTCCTCATCCTGCGGCGGAAATTCACCCTGCTCCATCTCTCGCAGATGCTCGCGGTCACCGTGTTCGGCTTCGGAATCGACCTGGCCATGATGGTCATCGACGACATCAACGCCAACGCCTACGTCTGGCAGCTGCTGATGTGCCTGCTGAGCTGCGTGCTCATCGCCTTCGGCGTCTTTCTCCTGGTCAAGGCCAAGCTCACCTACCTTCCCGGCGACGGCCTCGCCGTGGTCGTCTCCGACACGTTCAACAAACCGTTCGGCAAGCTGAAGGTCACCCTGGACAGCTCCATGGTCATCGTGGGCCTGGCCAGCTCCTTCCTGTTCCTCCACCGGCTGGAGGGCATCCGCGAGGGCACCGTCATCGCGGCCCTCCTGGTCGGCTCCCTCGTCAGGTTCTACAACAGCCGGATTCTCCGGCTCGACGCCTGGCTGGGCAACGACATTCCCGGCAGGACGGCGCTCGAACCCCTGCCCGAAGGCCTCAACCGGTATCTCGTGGTGACCATCTCGCGCGAATACGGCAGCGGCGGACACGGGATAGGCCAGGCCATCGCCCGGAAGCTGGGCATCGCTTTCTACGACAGGGAACTGATCGACATCACCGCCCAACAGAGCGGCTTCACCGAGGACTATATCCGGGAGAACGAACAGAAGCTGGCCGGCACGCTGCTCGACGAGCTTTACATGCAGAACTACGCCTACGTGCAGGACAAACTGCCCCCGTCCGACGTGCTCTTCCTGGTCCAGAGCAAAATCATCCGCGACGTCGGCAGCCGGGGCCCCTGCGTCATCGTGGGCCGCTGCGCCAACTTCGTCCTCAAGCGGAACCCGAACTGCTTCAACGTGTTCGTCCATGCCGACGAGGAGTACCGCCGGTCCAAGATCATCCACGAATACGGCGTCGAGTCGCTGGTGTCGGGCAAGGAGCTCGAAAAGCTGGACCGCGAGCGGGCCAACTACTGCCTGAAATACACGGGCGAGGACTGGCGGGATGCGACCAACTACCACCTCACCGTGGACAGCTCGTTGTACGACAGCGACGAGGAGATCGCCGACAGGATCATCGCGATGATTCCGGAGGACATCCTGCATCCGGAAACCGCCCCGGCCGGACTTCCCTCGGCGGCATAG
- a CDS encoding PaaI family thioesterase, translating into MPIEKFIETGFPFHRLLGVKVDKIDEASVRLYIPFKEDLIGHAESGMIHGGVISTLADICGGFAVWTRCERDDFVATITLSVDYLRPAAAGDLYAEATVRLLGNKVGNAHVVIWSQADPGTHVAEGRGVYNIRRRRK; encoded by the coding sequence TAGAAAAATTCATTGAAACCGGATTCCCCTTTCATCGGCTCCTTGGCGTCAAGGTGGACAAGATCGATGAAGCCTCCGTCCGGTTGTATATCCCCTTCAAGGAAGATCTGATCGGTCATGCGGAAAGCGGCATGATCCACGGCGGAGTCATCTCGACCCTGGCCGACATCTGCGGGGGGTTCGCCGTCTGGACCCGCTGCGAACGGGACGACTTCGTCGCCACGATCACCCTCAGCGTCGATTACCTGCGTCCGGCGGCGGCCGGTGATCTCTATGCCGAGGCTACGGTCCGCCTGCTCGGCAACAAGGTCGGCAACGCCCATGTGGTCATCTGGTCCCAGGCCGATCCCGGGACCCACGTGGCCGAGGGGCGCGGCGTCTACAACATCCGTCGCCGCAGGAAATAG